The sequence AGGCCGATTTGTTGAACAGGAACACATTGGTGCCCTAATTGCAGATTATGCCGGACTTGCAACAATTAATGTTCCGGCAACCCGTGTAGAAGCTGCCTGTGCATCCGGAGGACTCTCTTTCAGACAGGCATATACTGCTGTAGCTTCCGGGATGTCAGATATTGTCGTTGCAGCCGGTGTTGAAAAGATGACCGATGTTGGCACTGATGTTACCACCGATGTGCTCGCAGCTGCTGCTGACAGAGAATGGGAAGGTATTGCAGGTATCACGTTCCCAGGTCTGTATGCAATGATTGCAACTCAATACATGCACCGGTATGGTCTGACCCGGGAACAACTTGCTCAGGTTGCAGTCAAAAACCATGACAACGGAGCAAAAAATCCAAATGCACAGTTTAGGAAACCGATCACTCTTGACACTGTCTTAAACTCAACCCTTGTTGCAGATCCACTCCGCCTGTTTGACTGCTCACCGGTGACTGACGGAGCAGCAGCAGTAATTCTTGCCCCACTTGAACGGGCACGGGAGTTTACCGATACCCCAATTAAAGTCCTTGGAGCAGGTCAGGCATCCAGTACGATTGCTCTTCATGACAGAAAGGACATCTGTACTTTGGATGCAACAGTTGCCGCAGGAAACCGGGCATTCCAGATGGCCGGAGTTGAACGGAAGGATATCGGATTTGTAGAAGTGCATGACTGTTTTACCATCGCAGAGATCTGT comes from Methanospirillum hungatei and encodes:
- a CDS encoding thiolase domain-containing protein, whose translation is MREVAVIGVGCTKFGEKWETSFRNLFVEAGALALEDANISGEHIDEIFVGNMSAGRFVEQEHIGALIADYAGLATINVPATRVEAACASGGLSFRQAYTAVASGMSDIVVAAGVEKMTDVGTDVTTDVLAAAADREWEGIAGITFPGLYAMIATQYMHRYGLTREQLAQVAVKNHDNGAKNPNAQFRKPITLDTVLNSTLVADPLRLFDCSPVTDGAAAVILAPLERAREFTDTPIKVLGAGQASSTIALHDRKDICTLDATVAAGNRAFQMAGVERKDIGFVEVHDCFTIAEICAIEDLGFCKKGEAGKLTEEGQTAIGGKIPVNPSGGLKACGHPVGATGVKQVYETVKQLRGDAKGRQIDTEIGMTHNVGGTGATVVCHIFGRV